Proteins encoded by one window of Paenibacillus sp. DCT19:
- a CDS encoding DivIVA domain-containing protein — protein sequence MPLTPLDIHNKEFSRRLRGYDEDEVNEFLDQVIKDYEGVIRENKELSNQLLSVQEKLDHFATIEETLSKTIIIAQEAADDVKNNAKKEAQLIVKEAEKNADRIVNESLAKSRKIALEVEELKKQASIYRARFRTLVEAQLELLSQDGWEALESREQEVRDREREMKEIY from the coding sequence ATGCCATTAACGCCGCTGGACATACATAACAAGGAATTTTCCCGACGCTTGCGTGGGTATGACGAGGATGAAGTCAATGAGTTCCTGGATCAAGTCATCAAAGATTATGAAGGCGTCATTCGCGAAAACAAAGAACTGAGCAATCAGTTGCTGTCCGTTCAGGAGAAACTCGATCATTTTGCGACAATTGAGGAAACGCTGAGCAAAACGATTATTATCGCGCAGGAAGCTGCCGATGATGTGAAGAATAACGCGAAGAAGGAAGCACAGTTGATCGTGAAGGAAGCAGAAAAAAATGCGGACCGCATCGTCAACGAATCTTTGGCTAAATCGCGCAAAATTGCTTTAGAGGTTGAAGAGCTGAAGAAGCAAGCTTCTATCTATCGTGCTCGTTTCCGTACACTTGTTGAGGCACAGCTTGAATTGCTGTCTCAAGATGGTTGGGAAGCGCTGGAGAGCCGGGAGCAGGAAGTCCGTGATCGGGAGCGGGAAATGAAGGAAATTTATTAG
- a CDS encoding permease, which translates to MLIDSWMVVVLIVMTLCGAMGGAGLKAYATSRRRIHVFMGLGFYGTGALLNILLLKFLPLTVVLPANALTYVWTLFIARFAFKETVGTLRWLGVICIMGGLCFLVM; encoded by the coding sequence GTGTTGATCGATAGCTGGATGGTTGTAGTGCTCATTGTGATGACGTTATGCGGAGCCATGGGGGGAGCGGGGTTGAAAGCCTATGCGACCAGCCGCAGACGAATACATGTATTCATGGGACTTGGCTTCTATGGTACAGGAGCGCTCCTGAATATTTTATTGTTGAAGTTTCTGCCACTGACGGTGGTATTACCTGCCAATGCCCTCACCTATGTGTGGACACTGTTCATCGCTCGATTTGCATTTAAGGAGACGGTTGGCACACTACGCTGGTTAGGCGTCATTTGCATCATGGGTGGATTATGTTTCCTTGTAATGTAG
- a CDS encoding RluA family pseudouridine synthase: MQMNVDDELTNDERMEWTVSSEHKKERIDKYITESIDNVSRSQVQLWISEGHVTVNSGVVKANAKLAEGDLVVLQIPEPKAVEIIPEDIPLEVVYEDSDVIVINKPRGLVVHPAPGHTSGTLVNALMHHCKDLSGINGELRPGIVHRIDKDTSGLLMAAKNDRAHASLAAQLKDHSVNRRYIALAHGHLSHDQGTIDAPIGRDTNDRKMFTVTERNSKHAVTHFNVTERINDYTLLELKLETGRTHQIRVHLKFIGHPLVGDPIYGRNKGIKMQGQALHAAILGFVHPTTGEYLEFSAPLPQDMEDVLASLRSR, from the coding sequence ATGCAGATGAATGTTGATGATGAACTCACAAATGATGAACGTATGGAGTGGACCGTTTCTTCTGAACATAAGAAAGAACGAATCGACAAATATATAACTGAATCTATAGATAATGTATCCCGTTCTCAAGTACAGCTATGGATATCAGAGGGGCATGTTACTGTTAATAGCGGTGTGGTCAAAGCTAATGCCAAACTGGCAGAAGGTGATCTTGTTGTGTTACAGATCCCTGAACCGAAAGCGGTCGAGATCATTCCTGAAGATATTCCACTTGAAGTTGTATATGAGGATAGTGACGTTATCGTCATTAATAAACCTCGGGGTCTTGTGGTGCATCCCGCACCTGGACATACTTCAGGTACGCTTGTAAACGCGCTAATGCATCATTGCAAGGACTTGTCAGGGATCAATGGAGAACTTCGCCCAGGCATTGTACATCGCATTGATAAAGATACGTCTGGTCTACTCATGGCTGCCAAGAATGATCGGGCGCATGCCTCATTAGCTGCACAGCTTAAGGATCATAGCGTCAACAGACGATATATTGCGCTTGCTCATGGTCATTTGAGTCATGATCAAGGTACAATTGATGCACCAATTGGGCGTGACACCAATGACCGTAAGATGTTTACTGTGACCGAGCGTAACAGCAAACATGCGGTCACTCATTTCAACGTGACAGAGCGGATTAACGACTATACTTTGCTGGAATTGAAGCTGGAGACAGGCCGAACCCACCAGATTCGTGTACATCTTAAATTTATCGGACATCCGCTTGTAGGAGATCCGATATATGGACGGAACAAAGGTATCAAAATGCAAGGACAGGCCTTACATGCTGCGATCTTGGGTTTTGTTCATCCGACAACTGGAGAGTATCTGGAGTTCTCTGCTCCGCTTCCGCAGGATATGGAAGATGTGCTCGCCTCATTGCGTAGTCGCTGA
- a CDS encoding RNA-binding protein: MSGEIYEHFSHDERDFVDKASDWVERAGKYHDMKLTDFLDPRQAFILQTLVNRRDDVQIRLDGGYEAAERKRALIAPDYRYLDDEDMSMQVMSITSDDQKISELEHGDYMGALLGLGMKRGKIGDIQVLDDGCHTVVAAETGAFLSLQLNQVHRVHVFTELLPIDQMKWSASKLDTMDITVASLRLDGICADVYRLSRSKVLVPIKAGRCRVNWKVEEDPSKPLKAGDVVSIQGFGRFKVLEQDGMTKKGRCRVKIGKFA, translated from the coding sequence ATGAGTGGTGAAATTTACGAACATTTTAGTCATGATGAACGAGACTTTGTGGATAAAGCCTCCGATTGGGTAGAACGTGCAGGTAAGTATCATGATATGAAACTTACTGATTTTCTTGATCCGAGACAGGCTTTTATTTTGCAAACGCTTGTGAATCGCCGTGATGATGTACAGATTCGTCTAGACGGCGGTTATGAAGCGGCTGAACGCAAACGGGCGTTGATCGCACCTGACTATCGTTATCTGGATGATGAAGACATGAGTATGCAGGTCATGAGTATCACGTCGGATGACCAGAAGATTAGTGAGCTAGAGCATGGGGACTATATGGGTGCCCTGCTCGGGCTTGGGATGAAGCGGGGTAAGATTGGAGATATCCAAGTGCTGGATGACGGATGCCACACTGTAGTGGCTGCGGAGACCGGCGCTTTTTTATCGCTTCAATTGAATCAGGTGCACCGTGTACATGTCTTCACAGAATTGTTGCCGATCGATCAGATGAAATGGTCAGCGAGCAAGCTAGACACGATGGACATCACGGTTGCTTCGCTGCGTCTGGATGGCATTTGTGCAGATGTCTACCGTTTAAGTCGCAGTAAAGTTCTGGTTCCAATCAAGGCAGGGCGCTGCCGTGTGAACTGGAAGGTGGAAGAGGATCCGTCCAAACCACTGAAGGCTGGGGACGTGGTCTCGATTCAAGGTTTTGGCCGTTTCAAGGTGCTGGAGCAGGATGGAATGACCAAAAAAGGACGCTGTCGCGTAAAAATCGGCAAATTTGCCTAA
- a CDS encoding TraR/DksA C4-type zinc finger protein: MSHFTAKQLQSLQAQLITEKQDIEHRLKQNEHYGLGDSMRFQTGELSPIDNHPGDLATEMYDREKDISLLEHDEFQLERIDSALHAMQEGHYGICAVCQQPIDYERLQAVPYTKYCKKHQPETVVSENRPVEEEFLAPAFGRTSLDEREDQNGFDGEDAWQIVESWGSSNSPAMAEGRDIDSYDVMAIEATDEIEGCVEAYESFVATDIYGHDVSIVRNRQYRQYLENREGDNLLEPESSSDDLY, from the coding sequence ATGTCACATTTTACAGCCAAACAACTGCAATCCCTTCAAGCTCAGCTTATTACTGAAAAGCAGGATATTGAGCACAGGCTCAAGCAAAACGAACATTATGGCCTCGGGGATTCAATGCGCTTTCAGACAGGTGAATTATCTCCAATCGATAATCATCCCGGTGACTTAGCTACCGAGATGTATGATCGTGAGAAAGATATTTCCTTGCTGGAACACGATGAGTTCCAATTGGAGCGAATTGATTCTGCTCTTCATGCCATGCAAGAGGGACATTACGGTATATGTGCTGTCTGCCAGCAACCGATTGATTATGAACGCTTGCAGGCGGTTCCTTACACCAAATACTGCAAAAAACATCAACCCGAAACCGTTGTTTCTGAAAATCGACCGGTAGAAGAGGAATTTCTTGCGCCTGCATTTGGTCGAACCAGCTTGGATGAACGTGAGGATCAAAATGGATTCGACGGCGAAGATGCTTGGCAGATCGTTGAAAGTTGGGGAAGCTCTAACTCCCCGGCGATGGCTGAAGGACGAGACATTGATAGTTACGACGTTATGGCAATCGAAGCCACCGATGAGATTGAAGGTTGTGTTGAAGCTTATGAGAGCTTTGTGGCAACCGACATCTATGGTCACGATGTGTCCATCGTTCGTAATCGGCAATATCGGCAGTATTTAGAAAACCGAGAAGGCGATAACCTGCTTGAGCCTGAATCATCATCAGACGATCTGTACTAA
- the ileS gene encoding isoleucine--tRNA ligase, translating to MQRVDVKEKARARELRVLTKWKTENTFQKSIQNREGKPNFVFYEGPPTANGKPHIGHVLGRVIKDFVGRYNTMKGYRVVRKAGWDTHGLPVELGVQKKLGISHKWEIEDYGVEKFINECKASVFEYEQQWRDLTEGIGYWTDMDHPYITLDNNYIESVWNILATIHEKGLLYRGHRVSPYCPSCQTTLSSHEVAQGYKDVKDLSATAKFKLDDSGEFVLAWTTTPWTLPSHVALAVNPDMDYSRVRQDNEVYIMATNLVEKVMKDSKGEYEVIGALKGSDLVGKTYNPPFNYVQAEKANIVLGASFVTDASGTGIVHMAPAHGEDDYRVCRENGISFVNMVDLEGKFVAEVTDFAGRFVKDCDIDIVRYLSENGRLFSKEKYEHSYPFCWRCDTPLLYYAMDSWFIQTTAIKDQLIANNSEVEWYPGHVREGRFGKFLEDLVDWNISRDRYWGTPLNIWVCEETGEQFAPHSIAELRARAVGDVPENLELHKPYVDDVKVLSSCGKYEMTRTPEVIDVWFDSGSMPFAQQHYPFENKETFEQQYPADMICEGIDQTRGWFYSLLAVSTLLTGKAPYKAVMATGHVLDENGQKMSKSKGNVIDPWEVIEEYGTDAFRWALLSDSAPWNSKRFSKGIVGEAKSKMVDTLVNTHAFLTLYATIDGFDPQEHPFKLSSHKLDRWILSRLNSLILVVEKALAVNDYLNSSKAIEAFVDELSNWYIRRSRDRFWGAGLTEDKLDAYRTLTEVLVTTAKLVAPFTPMLAEDIYLNLTTGESVHMEDYPVAQENMIDLKLEQDMETARRVVELARNVRNETGIKTRQPLSELIVSLDKGFDLESYEEIIKEEINVKGIRTENDDAEFVDFSLKLNLKVAGKKYGKNVGFLQNFFKGMSADETRKVVTEGVLNVVSPEGEELQVTQEELLVDKHAKSGFASASGYGLTVALNTEITTELEQEGWVREVVRAVQDTRKKLDLPIEKRVRLTLDVDAELQAAIQAFDDVLRENVLVTEVTFAKVDNMVQIEAGGKTFGVYIEA from the coding sequence ATGCAACGAGTTGATGTCAAAGAAAAAGCGCGGGCTAGAGAGCTGCGCGTGTTAACCAAATGGAAAACAGAAAATACATTCCAAAAATCGATTCAGAACCGTGAAGGCAAGCCAAACTTTGTATTTTACGAAGGGCCACCAACAGCGAATGGTAAGCCGCATATCGGGCACGTATTAGGTCGGGTTATCAAGGACTTTGTAGGACGTTACAACACGATGAAAGGGTACCGTGTCGTTCGTAAAGCAGGTTGGGATACACATGGACTTCCCGTAGAACTGGGTGTACAGAAGAAACTGGGCATCTCTCACAAGTGGGAGATCGAGGATTACGGTGTAGAGAAATTTATCAATGAATGTAAAGCCAGCGTGTTTGAATACGAACAGCAATGGCGTGACCTGACAGAAGGAATCGGTTATTGGACAGATATGGATCATCCATATATCACGCTCGATAACAACTACATCGAGAGTGTATGGAACATCTTGGCGACCATTCACGAAAAGGGATTGCTCTATCGTGGTCACCGCGTTAGCCCGTATTGCCCTTCTTGTCAAACAACGCTTAGCTCCCATGAAGTTGCACAAGGGTATAAGGATGTTAAAGATCTGAGTGCTACGGCGAAATTTAAGCTTGATGACAGCGGTGAATTTGTCCTTGCTTGGACAACAACGCCTTGGACACTTCCTTCCCACGTAGCACTTGCGGTGAATCCGGATATGGACTACTCCCGTGTGCGTCAGGATAACGAAGTATATATCATGGCAACTAATCTTGTAGAAAAAGTGATGAAGGACTCCAAAGGGGAGTATGAAGTAATCGGAGCGCTAAAGGGTTCTGATTTGGTTGGCAAAACCTATAACCCTCCGTTTAATTACGTACAGGCTGAGAAAGCCAACATTGTCCTTGGAGCAAGCTTCGTAACAGATGCAAGCGGTACGGGTATCGTACACATGGCTCCTGCACATGGTGAGGATGACTACCGTGTATGCCGTGAGAATGGAATCAGCTTCGTGAACATGGTGGATCTGGAAGGTAAATTTGTTGCTGAGGTTACCGACTTTGCCGGACGTTTCGTGAAGGACTGTGATATTGATATCGTACGTTATCTGTCAGAGAATGGACGTTTGTTTAGCAAAGAAAAATATGAGCACAGCTATCCATTCTGCTGGCGTTGTGATACACCACTTCTGTACTATGCAATGGACAGTTGGTTTATCCAAACAACAGCGATCAAGGATCAACTCATCGCAAACAACAGTGAAGTAGAATGGTATCCAGGTCACGTTCGTGAAGGCCGTTTCGGTAAGTTCCTTGAAGATCTGGTGGACTGGAACATCAGTCGTGACCGTTATTGGGGAACTCCGCTTAACATCTGGGTATGTGAAGAGACAGGAGAACAATTCGCCCCACATAGCATCGCTGAATTGCGTGCTCGTGCGGTAGGGGACGTGCCTGAGAACTTGGAGCTGCACAAGCCGTATGTAGACGATGTGAAGGTTCTGAGCTCTTGTGGTAAATACGAGATGACACGTACGCCAGAAGTCATCGACGTTTGGTTTGACAGTGGATCGATGCCGTTTGCTCAACAACACTATCCGTTTGAAAATAAAGAGACTTTTGAGCAGCAATACCCGGCAGATATGATCTGTGAAGGTATCGACCAGACTCGTGGCTGGTTCTATAGTTTGCTGGCGGTTTCTACGCTTTTGACAGGCAAAGCACCTTACAAAGCCGTTATGGCAACAGGTCACGTCTTGGATGAGAATGGACAAAAAATGTCCAAATCCAAAGGCAATGTTATCGACCCTTGGGAAGTTATCGAAGAATATGGCACAGATGCATTCCGCTGGGCTTTGTTGTCTGACAGCGCACCATGGAACAGCAAACGTTTCTCCAAAGGCATTGTCGGTGAAGCTAAATCCAAAATGGTAGATACACTTGTCAACACACATGCATTCCTAACGTTGTATGCCACGATTGATGGATTTGATCCACAGGAGCATCCGTTCAAGCTCTCTTCACACAAGCTGGATCGTTGGATTCTATCCAGACTGAATAGTCTGATCCTGGTTGTAGAAAAAGCGCTGGCTGTGAATGATTACTTGAATTCCTCCAAAGCGATTGAAGCGTTTGTGGATGAACTGAGCAACTGGTACATCCGTCGTTCCCGTGACCGTTTCTGGGGAGCGGGATTGACAGAAGATAAATTGGATGCTTATCGTACGCTTACTGAAGTACTCGTGACTACAGCGAAGCTGGTGGCTCCATTTACGCCGATGCTGGCAGAGGATATCTATCTGAACCTGACTACAGGCGAGAGTGTGCATATGGAGGATTATCCGGTAGCTCAAGAGAATATGATTGATCTGAAGCTGGAACAGGATATGGAGACAGCACGCCGGGTCGTTGAATTGGCTCGTAACGTACGTAACGAAACAGGCATCAAGACACGTCAGCCATTGTCCGAATTGATCGTATCATTAGACAAAGGTTTCGACCTGGAAAGTTATGAAGAGATCATTAAGGAAGAGATCAATGTGAAGGGAATCCGTACAGAGAATGATGATGCGGAATTCGTTGACTTCTCCTTGAAACTGAATTTGAAAGTCGCAGGGAAGAAGTATGGTAAAAATGTTGGCTTCCTGCAGAATTTCTTCAAAGGCATGTCTGCTGACGAAACGCGCAAAGTGGTTACAGAAGGTGTACTGAATGTCGTTTCTCCAGAAGGAGAAGAGCTGCAAGTGACCCAAGAGGAACTGCTCGTAGATAAACATGCCAAATCAGGTTTTGCTTCTGCATCAGGTTATGGTTTGACAGTAGCGCTCAATACGGAAATCACAACAGAGCTGGAGCAAGAGGGCTGGGTTCGTGAAGTGGTGCGTGCTGTTCAGGATACTCGGAAGAAGCTGGATCTACCGATTGAGAAAAGAGTACGTCTGACACTAGACGTAGATGCTGAGCTTCAAGCAGCTATTCAGGCGTTTGATGATGTATTGCGTGAGAATGTCCTCGTAACCGAGGTTACATTTGCTAAAGTGGATAACATGGTACAGATCGAAGCAGGTGGCAAAACGTTCGGTGTTTATATCGAAGCGTAG
- a CDS encoding LL-diaminopimelate aminotransferase, translating into MSIDKYQETYIQTNFADRIGGSNYGKDTNIYKFEKIKRAKASAKKDFPDVELIDLGVGEPDEMADAGIVAALAQEASKPENRGYADNGIPEFKEAAAAYLKNVFNVDGIDADTEIVHSIGSKPALAMMPSCFINPGDVTIMTVPGYPVMGTHTKYLGGEVFNIQLTKENNFLPDLTAIPEDIAKRAKLLYLNYPNNPTGASATVEFFTEVVEWAKKYNVVVVHDAPYAALTYDGKKPFSFLSVPGAKDVGVELHSLSKSYNMTGWRIGFVAGNPLVVKAFSDVKDNNDSGQFIAIQKAAAYGLNHPEITEKIAEKYSRRHDMLVAALNELGFQAEKPKGSFFLYVEAPKGVVGGRRFESGEDFSQFLIREKLISSVPWDDAGNFVRFSVTFVAQGEEEEKRVIAEIKRRLSDVQFEF; encoded by the coding sequence ATGAGTATCGATAAATATCAAGAAACGTACATTCAAACTAATTTTGCCGACCGCATTGGCGGCTCCAACTATGGTAAAGACACAAACATTTATAAATTTGAGAAAATCAAACGCGCCAAAGCTTCAGCTAAAAAGGATTTCCCTGATGTAGAGCTGATTGACCTTGGTGTAGGCGAGCCTGACGAGATGGCAGATGCAGGGATCGTAGCTGCACTGGCACAGGAAGCTTCCAAGCCGGAGAACCGTGGTTATGCTGACAATGGTATTCCAGAATTCAAGGAAGCTGCAGCAGCTTACCTGAAGAACGTATTTAACGTAGACGGCATTGATGCAGATACGGAAATCGTGCATTCCATCGGTTCTAAGCCTGCACTGGCTATGATGCCTTCTTGCTTCATTAACCCAGGTGATGTAACAATTATGACGGTGCCAGGATACCCAGTAATGGGTACGCACACGAAATACCTTGGTGGAGAAGTGTTCAACATTCAGTTGACGAAGGAAAATAACTTCCTGCCTGATCTGACAGCGATTCCTGAAGACATCGCTAAACGTGCGAAATTGCTTTATCTGAACTACCCAAATAACCCAACGGGTGCAAGTGCAACGGTAGAGTTCTTCACCGAGGTTGTAGAATGGGCGAAGAAATACAACGTAGTGGTTGTGCATGATGCTCCTTATGCAGCTCTTACGTATGATGGCAAAAAACCATTCAGCTTCTTGTCTGTGCCTGGTGCAAAAGACGTTGGTGTCGAGCTACATTCCTTGTCTAAGTCCTACAACATGACAGGCTGGAGAATTGGTTTCGTAGCGGGTAATCCGCTTGTTGTCAAAGCATTCAGTGATGTAAAAGACAACAACGATTCCGGTCAATTCATTGCGATCCAGAAAGCTGCTGCTTATGGATTGAACCACCCGGAAATCACAGAAAAAATTGCAGAGAAGTATTCCCGTCGTCATGATATGCTTGTTGCTGCATTGAACGAACTGGGCTTCCAAGCTGAAAAACCTAAAGGTTCATTCTTCCTTTATGTTGAAGCACCAAAAGGGGTAGTTGGTGGACGTCGCTTCGAGTCTGGGGAAGACTTCTCCCAATTCTTGATCCGCGAAAAATTGATTTCTTCTGTACCTTGGGATGATGCAGGTAATTTCGTTCGTTTCTCCGTTACCTTTGTAGCGCAAGGGGAAGAGGAAGAGAAACGTGTCATCGCTGAAATCAAACGCCGCCTGAGCGATGTGCAGTTTGAATTCTAA
- a CDS encoding HAD family hydrolase — MRSTKIAIFDIDKTIIRTDSMFQFVHYGVRRYPGQSWRLPVIALHTLMFKAGLMSVEQVKRSYFKGIERMTEEDLAHFFDSRLRKAIFAEASVEMQHRKEAGYHVLLVTASPHAYMKYFENFPWVDHVIGTELVRQDQGYTCTVEGLNCKGEEKVRRIQAYLDQKGMVIDYDQSCAYSDSLSDMPVMQLVAQRYFINRHVPETEALSWGK; from the coding sequence GTGAGAAGTACAAAAATTGCAATTTTTGATATTGATAAAACGATTATACGTACCGATTCCATGTTTCAATTCGTGCATTATGGTGTTCGGCGTTATCCAGGACAGTCGTGGAGATTGCCTGTGATTGCGCTACACACACTGATGTTCAAGGCAGGACTTATGAGTGTTGAACAAGTCAAACGCTCGTACTTTAAAGGCATTGAACGCATGACGGAAGAAGATCTGGCTCATTTTTTTGATTCCCGATTGCGTAAGGCCATCTTTGCTGAAGCCAGTGTGGAGATGCAACACCGCAAGGAGGCAGGGTATCATGTTTTGCTTGTTACAGCATCCCCACATGCGTACATGAAATACTTTGAAAATTTCCCTTGGGTTGATCATGTGATTGGAACAGAGCTTGTACGCCAAGATCAGGGATATACCTGTACCGTTGAAGGCTTGAATTGCAAAGGGGAAGAAAAAGTGCGACGCATACAAGCTTATCTCGATCAGAAGGGCATGGTTATTGACTACGATCAGTCCTGCGCTTACTCAGATTCTTTGTCTGATATGCCGGTGATGCAACTCGTCGCACAGCGATATTTTATCAACAGACATGTGCCAGAGACGGAGGCATTATCGTGGGGGAAATAA
- the lspA gene encoding signal peptidase II has protein sequence MVYYILAFIVFLVDQGTKFLIATRMELREEIPVIGNFFIITSHRNSGAAFGILQNQRWFFIVVTLVVVVALVWYLQKVKNTPHKLLPVALSLVLGGAIGNFLDRALTGEVVDFVQLNFGTYTFPIFNIADSAICIGVALIIIETLLEGRREKAAAQVERNEHHE, from the coding sequence GTGGTGTATTATATCCTCGCTTTTATCGTATTTTTGGTGGATCAGGGAACAAAATTCTTAATTGCAACTCGGATGGAACTAAGAGAGGAAATTCCGGTAATCGGCAATTTCTTTATCATCACATCACATCGCAACTCGGGTGCAGCCTTTGGCATACTGCAGAATCAACGTTGGTTCTTTATTGTCGTTACATTGGTTGTCGTTGTTGCATTGGTTTGGTATTTGCAAAAAGTAAAGAATACTCCGCACAAATTGCTGCCTGTAGCGCTTAGTTTAGTGCTCGGTGGAGCGATCGGAAACTTCCTTGATCGCGCATTAACCGGAGAAGTTGTCGATTTCGTGCAGCTTAATTTTGGAACCTACACGTTCCCTATCTTTAACATTGCTGATTCGGCAATCTGTATTGGTGTAGCACTGATCATCATCGAAACTTTGCTTGAGGGACGTCGAGAGAAAGCTGCTGCACAGGTTGAAAGGAATGAACACCATGAGTAA
- a CDS encoding DUF5665 domain-containing protein, with protein sequence MNDKEKQDASLSSTTKDADDKIGELHTLTNRIANELERSRIAQYTELLNRPWKLIGLNLLSGTARGVGIAIGFTFFAATIIYVLQVLGALNLPIVGDYIADIVRIVQRQLELS encoded by the coding sequence ATGAATGATAAAGAAAAGCAAGATGCCTCACTCTCGTCAACGACGAAAGATGCGGATGATAAAATCGGAGAGCTACATACGCTGACCAATCGCATTGCTAATGAGCTCGAACGGTCACGTATTGCTCAATATACAGAGCTGTTAAACCGACCATGGAAATTAATCGGGCTTAACCTTTTATCTGGCACTGCACGAGGTGTAGGGATTGCGATTGGCTTTACCTTTTTTGCAGCAACGATCATTTATGTGTTACAGGTGCTCGGAGCGCTTAATTTACCTATTGTAGGTGATTACATTGCGGATATCGTAAGGATCGTACAACGTCAGCTCGAACTGAGCTGA
- a CDS encoding YggT family protein: MIFSFLDTLFNIYYWMIIAYILMSWLPNARESFIGEMLGKFVEPYLSPFRRFIPPLFGTLDISPIVALFTLTLVRMGLFTILGYLF, encoded by the coding sequence ATGATCTTTAGTTTTTTGGATACATTGTTTAACATTTATTATTGGATGATCATTGCGTATATTCTGATGTCGTGGCTACCCAACGCTAGAGAAAGTTTCATTGGTGAGATGTTGGGTAAATTTGTAGAGCCATACTTAAGTCCGTTTAGAAGGTTTATCCCTCCTCTATTTGGGACATTGGATATTTCTCCAATCGTAGCGCTCTTTACGCTGACGTTAGTTCGTATGGGGCTATTCACAATTTTGGGCTATTTATTCTAG
- a CDS encoding EamA family transporter, with product MGEIRSRHTGKLLMLISAFLTATGQLFWKWGLTDWFFLGAGFLCYGLGAILMIKAFAMEKLSVAYPLMCASYIFALIYGYFLLGEDITVQKLAAVVLLGIGVTLTSVDR from the coding sequence GTGGGGGAAATAAGAAGTCGCCACACAGGGAAGCTGCTAATGCTCATCTCTGCTTTTCTTACCGCAACCGGTCAACTGTTTTGGAAATGGGGACTGACGGACTGGTTTTTCTTGGGGGCGGGCTTTCTCTGTTACGGATTGGGTGCGATTTTGATGATCAAAGCCTTTGCGATGGAAAAGTTATCGGTTGCCTATCCTTTGATGTGTGCCAGTTACATTTTTGCACTGATCTATGGATATTTCCTACTCGGTGAAGATATTACCGTTCAAAAGCTGGCAGCTGTTGTATTGCTCGGAATTGGGGTGACATTGACCAGTGTTGATCGATAG
- a CDS encoding decaprenyl-phosphate phosphoribosyltransferase — translation MSSSSVGTGNTISGLLRLLRPKQWTKNGLLFAALLFSFEEIRTETVLTTILGFILFSLVAGCVYILNDFVDRERDQQHPVKKFRPLASGQVNGAHALLFGALLLIGAIGTAFVINPLFGVLCIVYFILNVSYSFVLKHLVILDMMTIAAGFVLRAIAGGVLIHVPFTPWFLICTLLLSLFLAIGKRRNELTLLEGNTGSHRKVLDNYSITLLDQFNTIVTTATIISYSLFTFTSDRTIHLMWTIPLVIYGMFRYLYLIHMKNQGGSPDRVLFEDKPILITVILYVISVICIFAIFE, via the coding sequence GTGTCCTCTAGTTCAGTGGGAACCGGTAACACAATTTCAGGATTATTGCGATTGTTAAGACCCAAACAGTGGACGAAGAATGGGTTATTATTTGCAGCATTACTGTTTTCCTTTGAAGAAATTCGCACGGAAACGGTTCTAACGACGATACTTGGTTTTATTTTATTTAGCTTGGTTGCAGGCTGCGTATATATTTTGAATGACTTTGTGGACAGAGAAAGGGATCAGCAACATCCGGTGAAGAAATTTCGCCCTCTTGCCTCAGGACAGGTGAATGGGGCGCATGCCCTTCTATTTGGTGCCTTGCTGTTGATCGGAGCAATAGGAACAGCGTTTGTGATCAATCCGTTATTCGGCGTATTGTGTATCGTGTACTTTATACTGAATGTGTCTTATTCATTTGTGCTGAAGCATCTCGTAATATTGGATATGATGACCATTGCAGCCGGCTTTGTATTGCGGGCGATTGCAGGGGGAGTGTTAATTCATGTTCCTTTTACACCGTGGTTTCTGATCTGCACACTGCTGCTTTCGCTATTTCTGGCCATTGGGAAACGGAGAAATGAGCTTACCCTGCTTGAAGGCAATACAGGCTCTCATCGCAAGGTTCTAGATAACTACTCAATAACCTTGTTGGATCAATTTAATACCATTGTCACAACAGCGACCATTATCAGCTACTCGTTATTTACATTTACGTCGGATCGAACGATACACCTTATGTGGACGATTCCTTTAGTTATTTATGGTATGTTCCGCTACTTGTATTTGATTCATATGAAGAACCAGGGTGGTTCACCGGATCGGGTGTTGTTTGAGGACAAGCCTATCCTCATTACCGTGATTCTGTATGTGATCAGTGTAATCTGCATTTTTGCTATTTTCGAATAA